Proteins from one Gibbsiella quercinecans genomic window:
- the ruvB gene encoding Holliday junction branch migration DNA helicase RuvB — MIEADRLISAEPISEEEVLDRAIRPKLLGEYVGQPHVREQMEIFIQAAKQRGDALDHLLIFGPPGLGKTTLANIVANEMGVNLRTTSGPVLEKAGDLAAMLTNLEPHDVLFIDEIHRLSPVVEEVLYPAMEDYQLDIMIGEGPAARSIKLELPPFTLVGATTRAGSLTSPLRDRFGIVQRLEFYQVADLEHIVARSANCLGLNLSADGAHEIARRARGTPRIANRLLRRVRDFAEVRASGLMNGDVAKQALNMLNVDAEGFDYMDRKLLLAIIEKFTGGPVGLDNLAAAIGEERETIEDVIEPFLIQQGFIQRTPRGRMATNHAYKHFGIAPNDA; from the coding sequence ATGATTGAAGCCGATCGCCTGATTTCTGCCGAACCCATCAGCGAAGAAGAGGTGCTGGATCGTGCCATTCGCCCCAAGCTGTTGGGGGAATACGTCGGGCAACCGCATGTGCGCGAGCAGATGGAAATCTTTATCCAGGCAGCCAAGCAGCGCGGTGATGCGCTGGATCATCTGCTGATTTTCGGCCCGCCGGGGCTGGGCAAAACCACGCTGGCGAATATCGTGGCCAATGAGATGGGCGTCAATCTGCGCACCACCTCGGGCCCGGTGCTGGAGAAAGCGGGCGATTTGGCGGCGATGCTGACCAACCTTGAACCGCACGACGTGCTGTTTATTGATGAAATTCACCGCCTTTCGCCAGTGGTTGAAGAGGTGCTGTATCCGGCGATGGAAGATTATCAGCTGGATATCATGATCGGTGAAGGGCCGGCGGCCCGCTCGATTAAGCTGGAATTGCCGCCGTTTACCCTGGTGGGGGCAACCACGCGCGCCGGCTCGCTGACTTCACCGCTGCGCGATCGCTTTGGCATTGTGCAACGGCTGGAGTTTTATCAGGTGGCTGATTTGGAGCACATCGTCGCGCGCAGCGCCAACTGCCTGGGGCTGAATCTGTCGGCCGATGGGGCACACGAAATTGCTCGCCGCGCGCGCGGTACGCCGCGTATCGCCAACCGTTTGCTGCGCCGGGTGCGCGATTTCGCAGAAGTGCGGGCCAGTGGGCTGATGAACGGCGATGTTGCCAAACAGGCGCTGAACATGCTCAACGTGGATGCCGAAGGGTTTGATTACATGGACCGTAAACTGCTGCTGGCGATTATCGAGAAGTTCACCGGCGGGCCGGTCGGGCTGGATAACCTCGCGGCGGCGATTGGCGAAGAGCGGGAAACTATCGAAGATGTGATTGAACCCTTCCTGATCCAGCAAGGGTTTATCCAGCGTACTCCGCGCGGGCGCATGGCGACCAACCACGCGTACAAACATTTCGGCATCGCGCCCAACGATGCTTAA
- the pyk gene encoding pyruvate kinase has product MSRRLRRTKIVTTLGPATDRDNNLEKIIAAGANVVRLNFSHGTAEDHLLRANKVREIAAKLGRHVAILGDLQGPKIRVSTFKEGKIFLNVGDKFVLDANLSKGEGDKERVGIDYKGLPADVVPGDVLLLDDGRVQLKVIEVQGMRVFTEVTVGGPLSNNKGINKLGGGLSAEALTEKDKADIVSAAKIGVDYLAVSFPRTGEDLNYARRLARDAGCNAQIVSKVERAEAVCTDEAMDDIILASDVVMVARGDLGVEIGDPELVGIQKKLIRRARKLNRAVITATQMMESMITNPMPTRAEVMDVANAVLDGTDAVMLSAETAAGQYPAETVAAMARVCLGAEKIPSINISKHRLDAEFDNVEEAIAMSSMYAANHLKGVTAIIALTESGRTALMMSRISSGLPIFAMSRHERTLNLTALYRGVTPVYYDSHTDGAEAADDAINRLRDRGFLVSGDLVLVTQGDIMGTIGTTNTVRILLVE; this is encoded by the coding sequence ATGTCCAGACGGCTCAGAAGAACCAAAATTGTTACCACCCTGGGTCCGGCTACTGACCGTGACAATAATCTGGAAAAGATTATTGCCGCTGGCGCAAACGTAGTTCGGCTTAATTTCTCTCACGGCACGGCGGAAGATCACCTGCTACGCGCAAACAAAGTGCGTGAGATTGCCGCCAAGCTGGGGCGCCATGTCGCTATTCTTGGCGATCTTCAGGGCCCGAAAATCCGTGTATCCACCTTCAAAGAAGGCAAAATCTTCCTCAACGTTGGCGACAAGTTTGTGCTGGACGCCAATCTTTCCAAAGGCGAAGGCGATAAAGAAAGAGTCGGCATCGACTATAAAGGCCTGCCTGCCGACGTTGTCCCCGGCGATGTGCTGCTGCTGGACGATGGCCGTGTTCAGTTGAAAGTCATTGAAGTGCAAGGTATGCGGGTATTTACCGAAGTTACGGTGGGCGGCCCGCTATCGAACAATAAAGGCATCAATAAATTGGGCGGCGGCCTGTCGGCAGAAGCGCTAACGGAAAAAGACAAGGCCGATATCGTCAGCGCAGCCAAAATCGGCGTTGATTACCTGGCGGTTTCTTTCCCTCGCACCGGCGAAGATCTTAACTACGCCCGCCGCTTGGCGCGCGATGCCGGCTGCAACGCGCAAATCGTATCGAAAGTCGAGCGCGCCGAAGCCGTTTGTACCGATGAGGCGATGGACGACATCATTCTGGCTTCCGACGTGGTGATGGTGGCCCGCGGCGATCTGGGGGTTGAAATCGGCGATCCGGAGCTGGTGGGGATCCAGAAGAAGCTGATCCGCCGCGCCCGCAAGCTCAACCGCGCGGTGATTACCGCCACTCAAATGATGGAATCGATGATCACCAACCCAATGCCGACCCGCGCCGAAGTGATGGACGTGGCGAACGCTGTGCTGGATGGTACCGATGCCGTTATGCTCTCGGCGGAAACCGCCGCAGGCCAATACCCGGCGGAAACCGTTGCCGCGATGGCGCGCGTTTGCCTGGGCGCAGAAAAGATCCCGAGCATCAATATTTCCAAACACCGGCTGGACGCGGAGTTCGACAACGTTGAAGAAGCGATCGCCATGTCGTCGATGTATGCCGCCAACCATCTGAAAGGCGTCACCGCCATTATCGCGCTGACCGAATCCGGCCGCACGGCGCTGATGATGTCGCGCATCAGCTCCGGCCTGCCGATCTTCGCCATGTCGCGGCACGAGCGCACGCTTAACCTGACGGCGTTGTACCGCGGCGTGACGCCGGTGTATTACGACAGCCACACCGACGGTGCCGAGGCCGCCGATGACGCCATCAACCGCCTGCGCGATCGCGGCTTCCTGGTGTCCGGCGATCTGGTGCTGGTGACCCAGGGCGATATCATGGGCACCATCGGCACCACCAATACCGTGCGCATTCTGCTGGTGGAATAA
- a CDS encoding MurR/RpiR family transcriptional regulator, which produces MNTLEKIQSHLELLSKSERKVAEVILASPQTAIHSSIATLARMADVSEPTVNRFCRRLDTKGFPDFKLHLAQSLANGTPYVNRNVEENDSVDAYTSKIFESVMACLDAVKTNLDIAAINRAVDLLSQAKKISFFGLGASAAVAHDAMNKFFRFNIPVVYLDDIVMQRMGCMNSGEGDVVVLISHTGRTKNLVELAHLARENDATVIAITSRDTPLAREATLALLLDVPEDTDVYMPMVSRIAQLTLIDVLATGFTLRRGAKFRDNLKRVKEALKESRFDKGVVLPNGFEP; this is translated from the coding sequence ATGAATACGCTGGAAAAGATCCAGAGCCATCTGGAGCTCCTGAGCAAATCTGAAAGGAAAGTTGCCGAGGTCATCCTGGCCTCACCGCAAACCGCTATTCACTCCAGCATTGCGACATTGGCGCGCATGGCCGACGTCAGTGAGCCGACGGTCAACCGCTTTTGCCGCCGCCTCGACACCAAAGGGTTCCCCGATTTCAAACTGCATCTGGCCCAAAGCCTGGCGAACGGCACGCCGTACGTAAATCGCAACGTGGAAGAAAATGACAGTGTAGACGCTTATACCAGTAAAATTTTCGAATCCGTGATGGCCTGCCTGGATGCGGTCAAAACCAACCTGGACATTGCCGCCATCAATCGCGCGGTGGATCTGCTCTCCCAGGCCAAGAAAATTTCTTTTTTCGGCCTGGGCGCTTCGGCGGCGGTCGCACACGATGCCATGAACAAATTCTTCCGCTTCAACATCCCGGTGGTGTACCTCGATGATATCGTGATGCAGCGCATGGGGTGCATGAACTCGGGAGAAGGTGACGTAGTGGTGCTGATCTCCCATACCGGCCGCACGAAAAACCTGGTGGAGCTGGCGCATTTGGCGCGCGAAAACGACGCCACGGTGATTGCCATTACCTCCCGCGATACCCCCCTCGCCCGCGAAGCCACGCTGGCGCTGCTGCTCGATGTGCCTGAAGATACGGATGTCTATATGCCGATGGTCTCGCGCATCGCGCAACTGACGCTGATCGACGTTTTGGCGACCGGTTTCACCCTGCGCCGCGGCGCGAAATTCAGAGATAACTTGAAGCGGGTCAAGGAAGCGTTGAAAGAATCGCGCTTTGATAAGGGCGTGGTTCTGCCCAACGGCTTTGAACCTTGA
- the zwf gene encoding glucose-6-phosphate dehydrogenase, with protein sequence MAVTSTAQACDLVIFGAKGDLARRKLLPSLYQLEKAGHIHPETRIIGVGRADWDKEAYTKVVKEALTTFMKEELDDALWATLSERLDFCNLDVNDSKNFVKLGKLLDQKHRTTINYFAMPPSTFGAICKGLGEAKLNKEPARVVMEKPLGTDLASSRVINDQVAEYFDECQVYRIDHYLGKETVLNLLALRFANSLFASNWDNRTIDHVQITVAEEVGIEGRWGYFDQAGQMRDMIQNHLLQILTMIAMSPPADLTTDRIRDEKVKVLRSLRRIDQSNVRETTVRGQYTSGFVQGKKVPGYLEEEGANKSSNTETFVSIRVDIDNWQWAGVPFYLRTGKRLPTKCSEVVVYFKNPPLNLFRDSYQQLPQNKLTIRLQPDEGIEIQVLNKVPGLDHKHRLQTTKLDLSFSETFNQAHVADAYERLLLETMRGIQALFVRRDEVEEAWKWVDSIMDAWKADNEAPKPYQSGTWGPVASVAMITRDGRSWNEFA encoded by the coding sequence ATGGCGGTAACCTCTACAGCCCAGGCGTGCGACCTGGTTATTTTCGGCGCGAAAGGTGATTTGGCGCGCCGTAAGCTGCTGCCTTCCCTGTACCAACTAGAAAAAGCCGGCCACATCCACCCGGAGACCCGCATCATTGGCGTGGGCCGCGCGGATTGGGATAAAGAAGCCTACACCAAAGTGGTGAAGGAAGCGTTGACCACCTTCATGAAAGAAGAACTGGATGATGCGCTGTGGGCGACGTTGAGCGAGCGCCTGGATTTTTGCAACCTGGACGTTAACGACAGCAAGAATTTTGTCAAACTGGGCAAGCTGCTGGACCAGAAGCACCGCACCACCATCAACTATTTCGCCATGCCGCCGAGCACCTTCGGCGCCATCTGCAAAGGGTTGGGAGAAGCCAAGCTGAATAAAGAGCCGGCGCGGGTTGTGATGGAAAAACCGCTCGGCACCGATTTGGCCTCTTCGCGCGTGATCAATGATCAGGTGGCGGAGTATTTCGACGAATGCCAGGTTTACCGTATCGACCACTATCTGGGCAAAGAAACGGTGCTCAACCTGCTGGCGCTGCGTTTCGCCAACTCGCTGTTTGCGTCCAATTGGGATAACCGCACCATCGATCATGTGCAGATCACCGTGGCGGAAGAGGTGGGCATTGAAGGGCGCTGGGGCTATTTCGATCAGGCCGGCCAGATGCGCGATATGATCCAAAACCACCTGCTGCAGATCCTGACGATGATCGCCATGTCGCCACCGGCGGATTTAACGACTGACCGTATCCGTGACGAGAAAGTGAAAGTGCTGCGCTCGCTGCGCCGTATCGATCAGAGCAACGTGCGCGAAACCACTGTGCGCGGCCAGTACACGTCCGGCTTCGTGCAGGGCAAAAAAGTGCCGGGCTATCTGGAAGAGGAAGGGGCGAACAAAAGCAGCAATACTGAAACCTTCGTCTCTATCCGCGTGGATATCGATAACTGGCAGTGGGCCGGCGTGCCGTTTTATTTGCGCACCGGTAAGCGCCTGCCGACCAAATGTTCGGAAGTGGTGGTGTACTTTAAAAACCCACCGCTCAACCTGTTCCGCGATTCCTACCAACAGTTGCCTCAGAACAAACTGACCATTCGCCTGCAGCCGGACGAAGGGATTGAAATCCAGGTATTGAACAAGGTGCCGGGCCTGGATCACAAACACCGCCTGCAAACGACCAAGCTGGATCTGAGCTTCTCTGAAACCTTCAATCAGGCGCACGTGGCCGACGCCTACGAGCGCCTGCTGTTGGAAACCATGCGCGGTATCCAGGCGCTGTTTGTCCGGCGTGACGAAGTGGAAGAAGCCTGGAAGTGGGTGGATTCCATTATGGACGCCTGGAAAGCGGATAACGAGGCGCCGAAGCCGTATCAGTCCGGCACCTGGGGGCCGGTGGCTTCGGTGGCGATGATCACCCGCGACGGCCGGTCCTGGAACGAGTTTGCGTAG
- the ruvA gene encoding Holliday junction branch migration protein RuvA, with amino-acid sequence MIGRLRGNILEKQPPLVLLETNGVGYEVHMPMTCFYELPELGKEAIIFTHFVVREDAQLLYGFNDKQERALFRELIKVNGVGPKLALAILSGMSAQQFVSAVEREEIGALIKLPGVGKKTAERLVVEMKDRFKGLNGDLFNNSSEISLPAAAQKTAEMDAEAEAASALVALGYKPQEASRMINKVAKVGADCETLIRDALRAAL; translated from the coding sequence ATGATAGGTCGTCTCAGAGGGAATATTCTGGAAAAGCAGCCGCCGCTGGTGTTGCTGGAAACAAACGGCGTAGGTTATGAAGTCCATATGCCGATGACCTGCTTTTATGAACTGCCGGAGCTGGGCAAAGAAGCGATCATATTTACCCACTTTGTGGTGCGTGAAGACGCGCAACTGCTGTATGGTTTTAATGATAAACAAGAGCGCGCCTTGTTCCGTGAGTTGATCAAGGTTAACGGCGTGGGGCCGAAGCTGGCGTTGGCGATTCTGTCGGGTATGTCCGCGCAGCAGTTCGTGAGTGCGGTTGAACGTGAAGAAATTGGCGCATTGATCAAATTGCCGGGCGTGGGTAAGAAAACCGCCGAACGTCTGGTGGTCGAGATGAAAGACCGCTTTAAAGGGCTTAATGGCGATCTGTTCAACAACAGTAGCGAAATCAGCCTGCCTGCCGCCGCGCAAAAAACGGCGGAAATGGACGCCGAAGCCGAAGCCGCTTCTGCGCTGGTGGCTTTGGGCTATAAGCCGCAAGAAGCCAGCCGCATGATCAACAAGGTGGCCAAAGTGGGCGCCGACTGTGAAACCCTGATCCGCGACGCATTGCGCGCCGCCCTGTAA
- the mepM gene encoding murein DD-endopeptidase MepM, translating to MQQIVRTISLAYNNLPRPHRVMLGSLTVVTLAVAVWRPFVYHPEQNPIVKTVELESSQLRSLLPEASEPIDADQPTPDDDIPQDELDQKVAGEDGVHEYVVSTGDTLGSILTQYGIDMSDVTLLASQNRDLRNLKIGQQLSWTVNDAGDLQRLTWEVSRRESRTYDRVGNNFKETQETQKGEWRNHVLNGQLNGSFVNSAAEAGLSRAEINAVIKALQWQLDFRKLRKGDQFSVLMSREQFEGKNEQSQLLGVRMRSGGKDYYAIRAEDGKFYDRQGSGLARGFMRFPTMKQFRISSNFNPRRVNPVTGRVAPHKGVDFAMPVGSPVLAVGDGEVVIAKRSGAAGNYVAIRHGRQYTTRYMHLKKLLVKPGQKVKRGDRIALSGNTGRSTGPHLHYEFWIGQQAVNPLTAKLPRSEGLSGKDRSDYLAQVREVVPQLQLN from the coding sequence GTGCAGCAGATAGTCAGAACTATCTCTCTGGCGTATAACAACCTGCCACGGCCCCATCGCGTTATGCTGGGGTCGTTGACAGTCGTGACATTGGCCGTGGCGGTCTGGCGGCCTTTTGTTTATCACCCAGAACAGAACCCCATCGTTAAAACCGTCGAATTAGAATCCAGCCAGCTACGCTCTTTGCTCCCCGAAGCCAGTGAACCGATCGATGCCGATCAACCCACCCCCGATGACGACATTCCCCAGGATGAACTGGATCAGAAAGTCGCGGGTGAAGACGGCGTGCATGAATATGTGGTTTCTACCGGTGATACGCTCGGCAGCATTCTGACGCAGTACGGCATCGACATGTCTGACGTGACACTGCTGGCTTCGCAGAACCGCGATTTGCGTAACCTGAAAATCGGCCAGCAGTTGTCATGGACGGTCAATGACGCCGGCGATCTGCAACGCCTGACGTGGGAAGTCTCACGCCGTGAGAGCCGCACCTACGATCGCGTTGGCAATAATTTCAAAGAAACCCAGGAAACCCAGAAGGGTGAATGGCGCAACCACGTGCTGAACGGCCAACTGAACGGCAGCTTTGTCAACAGCGCTGCCGAAGCTGGGCTGAGCCGTGCGGAAATTAATGCCGTGATCAAAGCGCTGCAGTGGCAGCTCGATTTCCGCAAGCTGCGCAAGGGCGACCAGTTCTCGGTGTTGATGTCGCGCGAGCAGTTCGAAGGCAAGAATGAGCAAAGCCAACTGCTGGGGGTGCGCATGCGCAGCGGCGGTAAAGACTATTACGCGATTCGCGCTGAAGACGGTAAATTCTATGATCGCCAGGGCTCTGGCCTGGCGCGCGGCTTTATGCGTTTCCCTACCATGAAGCAGTTCCGTATCTCCTCCAACTTCAACCCGCGCCGGGTCAACCCGGTTACCGGGCGCGTCGCGCCGCATAAAGGCGTTGATTTCGCCATGCCGGTGGGTTCGCCGGTGCTGGCGGTTGGTGATGGTGAAGTGGTTATCGCCAAGCGCAGCGGCGCAGCCGGTAACTACGTGGCGATCCGTCACGGCCGCCAGTACACCACACGCTATATGCACCTGAAAAAGCTGTTAGTGAAACCAGGGCAGAAAGTGAAACGTGGCGATCGCATTGCGCTTTCCGGTAACACCGGGCGCTCTACTGGCCCACACCTGCACTATGAATTCTGGATCGGCCAACAGGCGGTTAACCCGCTAACGGCTAAGCTGCCGCGTTCCGAAGGGTTGAGCGGCAAAGATCGCAGTGATTACCTGGCGCAGGTGAGAGAAGTGGTGCCGCAGTTGCAGCTGAACTGA
- the znuA gene encoding zinc ABC transporter substrate-binding protein ZnuA, whose translation MVQKKRWLRNALLASALMVAGSASAAVLTSIRPLGFIASAIADGVTETEVLLPDGASPHDFALRPSDIQRLRAADLVIWVGPDMEAFLTKAVAPLPANRQLAISELAAVKPLLMKGDDDDDHEHHHDHGEAADNHAEHDHDHDDGHHHGAYNLHVWLSPEIAKLTAIAIHDRLLELMPQNKDKLDANLRQFENLLTQTDKNVVNMLTPVQGKGYFVFHDAYGYFEKHYGLSPLGHFTVNPEIQPGAQRLHQIRTQLVEQKAVCVFAEPQFRPAVINAVAKGTAARSGTLDPLGMGIALGKDSYGNFLSALSNQYVSCLK comes from the coding sequence ATGGTACAGAAAAAGAGATGGTTACGAAATGCCTTGCTGGCCAGTGCGCTGATGGTGGCCGGCAGTGCTTCTGCTGCGGTGCTCACTTCAATCCGCCCACTGGGTTTTATTGCCTCGGCGATCGCCGATGGCGTAACGGAAACGGAGGTGCTGCTGCCGGATGGGGCGTCGCCGCATGATTTCGCGCTGCGCCCTTCGGACATCCAGCGCCTGCGCGCCGCCGATCTGGTGATTTGGGTCGGGCCGGATATGGAAGCCTTCCTGACCAAAGCGGTGGCGCCGCTGCCGGCGAACCGGCAACTGGCGATCAGCGAACTGGCGGCCGTGAAACCGCTGTTGATGAAAGGCGATGACGACGACGATCACGAACATCATCATGACCATGGCGAAGCGGCAGATAATCATGCTGAACATGACCACGATCATGACGATGGCCATCACCATGGTGCATATAATTTACACGTCTGGCTGTCGCCGGAGATTGCGAAACTGACTGCGATCGCAATTCACGACAGATTATTGGAACTTATGCCGCAAAATAAGGACAAATTAGACGCAAACCTGCGCCAGTTCGAGAATCTGCTGACGCAAACTGACAAAAATGTTGTTAATATGCTAACGCCTGTGCAGGGCAAGGGATATTTTGTTTTTCACGATGCTTATGGCTACTTTGAGAAACACTACGGGTTGAGTCCGTTGGGCCATTTCACCGTTAATCCCGAAATTCAGCCCGGAGCACAGCGTTTACACCAAATTCGAACACAGTTGGTTGAGCAGAAAGCCGTATGTGTTTTCGCTGAGCCACAATTCAGGCCAGCCGTAATCAATGCCGTTGCCAAGGGAACCGCTGCGCGTTCTGGAACGCTGGATCCGCTGGGCATGGGCATCGCATTGGGGAAAGACAGCTATGGCAACTTCCTGAGCGCCTTGTCGAACCAATACGTGAGCTGCCTGAAGTAA
- the znuC gene encoding zinc ABC transporter ATP-binding protein ZnuC, producing the protein MSTLTTLKNISVAFDNRRVLANVSLNLQPGRILTLLGPNGAGKSTLVRVVLGLVPPTEGTIERLPGLRIGYVPQKLHLDATLPLTVSRFMRLKPGVKKADILPALKRVHAAHLLEQPMQKLSGGENQRVLLARALLNRPQLLVLDEPTQGVDVNGQVALYDLIDQLRQELGCAVLMVSHDLHLVMAKTDEVLCLNQHICCSGTPEVVSTHPEFIAMFGNRGAEQLAIYRHHHNHRHDLQGKIVLKKTGGREA; encoded by the coding sequence ATGTCTACACTGACAACGCTAAAAAATATTTCCGTGGCCTTCGACAACCGGCGGGTTTTGGCGAACGTATCGCTTAACCTTCAGCCGGGGCGCATCCTGACGTTGTTGGGCCCCAACGGGGCGGGCAAATCAACGCTGGTGCGCGTGGTGCTCGGGCTGGTGCCGCCCACCGAGGGCACCATTGAACGCCTTCCGGGGCTGCGCATCGGCTACGTGCCGCAAAAGCTGCACCTGGACGCTACCCTTCCGCTGACCGTCAGCCGCTTTATGCGCCTCAAGCCCGGGGTGAAAAAAGCCGATATCCTGCCGGCGCTAAAACGCGTGCACGCCGCACATCTGCTTGAACAGCCTATGCAAAAACTCTCCGGCGGTGAAAACCAGCGCGTACTGCTGGCACGGGCTTTGCTCAACCGGCCGCAGCTGTTGGTGCTGGATGAACCCACCCAGGGGGTGGACGTTAACGGCCAGGTTGCGCTGTATGATCTTATCGATCAGCTGCGCCAAGAGCTGGGCTGCGCGGTGCTCATGGTCTCGCACGATCTGCACCTGGTGATGGCAAAAACCGATGAAGTGCTGTGCCTCAACCAGCACATCTGCTGCTCCGGCACGCCGGAAGTGGTTTCCACACACCCAGAATTCATTGCCATGTTCGGCAACCGCGGCGCCGAGCAGTTGGCGATTTATCGCCACCACCATAACCATCGTCACGATCTGCAAGGAAAAATTGTGTTGAAAAAAACCGGGGGCCGCGAGGCATGA
- the znuB gene encoding zinc ABC transporter permease subunit ZnuB, whose protein sequence is MIELLLPGWLAGALLAGAAGPLGSFVVWRRMSYFGDTLAHASLLGVAFGLLLDVNPFYAVIAVTLVLALILVWLERRPQLSVDTLLGIMAHSALSLGLVVVALMSNVRVDLMAYLFGDLLSVTLSDIGMIAGGVAVVLLVLWWQWRDLLSMTISPEMAHVDGVNLARARTVLMLVTALTIGLAMKFVGALIITSLLIIPAATARRFARTPEQMAGYAVLLGVIAVTGGLTFSAFYDTPAGPSVVLSAAILFVLSLMKKQRG, encoded by the coding sequence ATGATTGAACTGCTTTTACCCGGCTGGCTGGCCGGCGCCTTGTTGGCGGGTGCGGCTGGCCCGTTGGGCTCGTTTGTGGTGTGGCGCCGTATGTCGTACTTCGGCGATACGCTGGCGCACGCTTCGCTGCTCGGCGTGGCGTTCGGGTTATTACTGGACGTAAACCCATTTTATGCGGTGATTGCCGTTACGTTGGTGCTGGCACTGATTCTGGTCTGGCTGGAGCGCCGCCCGCAGCTGTCTGTTGATACCCTGCTGGGCATTATGGCGCACAGCGCGCTGTCACTCGGCCTGGTGGTGGTGGCGCTGATGTCCAACGTCCGTGTCGATCTGATGGCCTACCTGTTTGGCGATCTGCTGTCGGTGACCTTAAGCGATATTGGCATGATTGCCGGCGGCGTGGCGGTCGTGCTGTTGGTGCTGTGGTGGCAATGGCGCGATCTGCTGTCGATGACCATCAGCCCGGAAATGGCGCATGTCGATGGCGTGAACCTGGCGCGGGCGCGCACCGTGCTGATGCTGGTTACCGCGTTAACCATCGGGCTGGCCATGAAGTTCGTCGGCGCGCTGATTATTACTTCATTGCTGATTATTCCGGCGGCCACCGCCCGCCGCTTTGCCCGCACGCCGGAACAGATGGCCGGTTACGCGGTGCTGCTGGGGGTGATTGCGGTTACCGGCGGCCTGACCTTCTCTGCGTTTTACGACACGCCGGCCGGCCCTTCGGTGGTGCTGAGCGCCGCCATCCTGTTTGTGTTGAGCCTGATGAAAAAACAGCGGGGATAG
- the lpxM gene encoding lauroyl-Kdo(2)-lipid IV(A) myristoyltransferase (LpxM is lauroyl-Kdo(2)-lipid IV(A) myristoyltransferase, an enzyme characterized in Escherichia coli and involved in biosynthesis of the form of lipid A found in that species and some closely related species.): MQNDKKSNVEFIPQFQKVFLHPRYWGAWLGIGLMGGVSLVPARLRDPALGAIGKLAGKVAKGARRRARINLLYCLPELPEEERERIIDEMFATAPQSMVLMAELACTSPERVLRRVRWHGEEVLEKIRAEGRNVIFLVPHGWAVDVPAMLLAARGQPMAAMFHNQSNPLIDYMWNAVRRKFGGRMHARNDGIKPFISSVRQGYWGYYLPDQDHGAEHSEFVDFFATYKATLPAVGRLKKVCRAAIVPLFPVYDGKTSMLDIYIHPPMDDLDGADDVYIARRMNEEVENLVRPNPEQYTWILKLLKTRREGEIEPYSRDDLYR; this comes from the coding sequence ATGCAAAACGATAAAAAATCCAACGTTGAGTTTATTCCTCAATTCCAGAAAGTCTTTCTCCACCCGCGCTATTGGGGCGCCTGGCTTGGCATCGGGCTGATGGGCGGTGTTTCGCTGGTGCCGGCGCGGCTGCGCGATCCTGCCCTGGGGGCGATAGGTAAACTGGCCGGCAAAGTGGCCAAAGGCGCACGCCGCCGGGCGCGTATCAACCTGCTGTATTGTTTGCCTGAACTGCCGGAGGAAGAGCGCGAACGCATTATTGACGAAATGTTTGCCACGGCGCCGCAGTCAATGGTGTTGATGGCGGAGTTGGCCTGCACCAGCCCGGAAAGAGTGTTGCGCCGTGTGCGCTGGCACGGTGAAGAGGTGTTGGAAAAGATCCGGGCCGAGGGCCGCAACGTGATTTTCCTGGTGCCACACGGTTGGGCGGTGGACGTGCCGGCCATGCTGCTGGCCGCGCGTGGGCAGCCGATGGCGGCGATGTTCCATAACCAAAGCAACCCGTTGATTGACTATATGTGGAACGCGGTGCGGCGTAAGTTCGGTGGGCGCATGCACGCACGCAACGACGGCATCAAACCGTTTATCAGCTCGGTGCGCCAGGGTTATTGGGGCTACTACTTGCCGGATCAGGATCACGGCGCCGAGCACAGTGAATTCGTTGATTTCTTTGCCACCTATAAAGCCACCTTGCCGGCGGTTGGGCGGCTGAAGAAGGTGTGCCGGGCGGCGATCGTGCCTTTGTTCCCGGTGTATGACGGCAAAACCAGCATGCTGGATATTTATATTCATCCGCCAATGGACGATCTGGACGGCGCTGATGATGTCTATATTGCGCGCCGGATGAATGAAGAGGTTGAGAACCTGGTGCGGCCGAATCCGGAGCAGTACACCTGGATCCTCAAGCTGCTGAAAACCCGCAGGGAAGGGGAGATTGAACCGTACTCGCGTGATGATCTGTATCGCTAG